GCTGTGGAACTCCTGCTTGTGTGTCTCTTGAGATGCCATGAGGCAAAGGGAAAGGACAAATGGTAATGGAAACCAGCAGCTGGAGTGGAAGGCAAATGAGTTGTATAATTGCTGTTATCACCAGCATCTTGTTTAATGCACTTAAAATTCACCACTATGTCATGAGTGACAGCTGGGTGCACTGCCTTTCAGCAGTGCCGATGACGAGACGCTCTAGTAAGATGCTGAGATGCAGATATGGTTGAAGAGCTCCCGAATCCCTGGGCGGACTCGGCATGATGAACCCATAAATGAAGGGAGGATGTTCAGGTGAGTACACGAGTGTGTGTATTTGTAGACCTTTGTCTCCAAACCAGAAAACTAATctacctttttccttttaaaaggagAGCCATGTGTGTCTGAGTTAAGAAAAAGATGCAGCATTTTGAAGTGGGTTCTCTTaacacttatttttctgtttgtatgtTAGGGTTAGTATATAGCTGTCAGTTGCGTTGCAGGAGATTTCTTCTTATAAATCCATTCATTGCAAGCAAACCAAAATAGTCAATCTGTCACCTGAGTAAGATGGGAAAGTACAGGAGGTTTGGTCCTTGGAAGCAGTCCAGCAGGGGCCAGTCAACTGAAAGCATGATGTATTTTGAGAACCTCTACAGTAAacctcattttaaaagcagtagcTCTGTCCTACCGCTCAGCCAGCCCTGTTTGCTCTCAATGAACAATAAGAACACCTGGGTAATACATGGCGGGGGGGGAAATGTGGTAGATGCTGAATCTGTAGCTCAgaggtttattttggttttggacaCAGAACAGGCTGATACCTGCCCCCTCCGGTGGAGCTCCTCTATGGAGGGAAGGGCCAGCGCTTGCTTGACTCTCTGTGTTTAGAAGGCAGAGAGACATTCTGAGGGTGAGACATGATGGAAGGGCTGCAGTGAGAGCCACAGTTTGTGGGAATAGGAGCTAAGAGGCGTTGCTTTTCAAAAAACCTAATGCCATCCTACGTGGTGGGGGTTTGGGAAAAAGGGGATGGGTttggggagggtttttttggggggggaggatgggtgttggtttgttttccccAGCTGGGAACCTGTATCCTTGTCAGCTTATGCACTGGGAAAATGAGGCCTACCATGACTGCCATGTAGAACAGTTCCCCTTTCCTACCTGTGTTAGCTGTGGTAAGGagttttcaaactgttttaCATCCGGTTCAGAGTGGTCCCAGCTCAAAGGAAGCACTCCTCTGGAAGGCATGAGGCTTTTATGGCTCACAAAACCACGTATGTGGTAAAGCAGAACACTGGTGCgacaactttttaaaacttaatggCTCCAGCTCCATAGCACTGACGCCATGCAACTGCAACAGCACTGTTTTAGCAACAGCAACTCCTTTATTCAAGATTtgcactatttttaaaatttaatttcattaaccTGATCTTCCATTGTACTTTGTAGAACACAACACAGAACTAGAGGGTTCCTTAGCTCGTGGAAATCGGCCAAGTTGTGAAGCAGTACCAAGACTTTTTCAGGCTTAACCGCTGATTTATTTATGTTGCAGCTGTTTAGAATTGAGTTAAGTCTCCTTGTTGCTGTGCAGGTGCTTGGCTTACGGTTTCATAAGTAGGGATGCAAAGATCACATGCTAACAGCTGCCAAATTTCCAACTGCATTGCAATGCATGCTATGTTCATACAGCCAGGAAAAACTGTTGTGTGTTGTGTCTAGCCTACTccttttttggtcttttttttttcctaagaagcTAAACCTTAGCCTAGTACATCACTTCTGGTTGAACTATGTTAATGAAGGGGCCAGGGCAATGTTCATAAAGTGGAAAGAACATTAATTTCCACATACGTGGAAGAGGAGTTTGCCTACGACTCTCTGAAGACTTGCTTCGACAGTTCCCCTTGCCTGTGCAGCCACCACGCCTGCGCTAGTGTCTCGGCTTCCCGTTTAGCCGTGGAGGACAACGGCCCCTCTGCcgtgtgttttctttcttaattcaGATGCCGCTGTAGCCCCGCCACCACCTCTGCCTTATGCGGTTACGTTATCATTACAGCGGCTCTCCTGTGGTACGGTCCTGGAAAGCACAGCCTGGGGCTCTGGGGATGTCAGCCACTGCCACTCGTTccagctcagcagagcagctgcctgccccGAGTGCTTCATGGCTCCGCACCTGCCTGACGCACCCAGCCTGTCGGGACACGTCCCCCACTTCTACCATCCTTCCTGGCCTGGGGAGCTGGCAAACACTTGGGATCCTCCGCTCTGGTGTCACTGAGCTTGAGGACGTAAATGCAAAGTACAAGCCCCCAAGGTGctagaacaaaaaataaaatgttaaaaaaaaaaagggaagtttGACCTGTGTCCCTGTTACCTTCTGCTGACGTACACCACGCTGCACTGCTAggtggtattttttgttttgggtgtttcaAGGCAGTGCAGGGTtagaagtgtttctttttccactgcagTGCTGTCAGTTTATTGAGACAACTCTTGAGGTGTTCCTGTCACAGACCAGCTGTAAGGACACAGATCTGAGTAACTCGGAGATCTCGTTAAACCTGTCATAATCTTTTGCTTAAGGAGGGAGGGTGTGTGTGTTGGAAACCCTAGCTTTGCTCCCTCACTATAACAAGTTGAACGCGGATCGTTCTGATCACTCACCATAACTGTGCTCAGTCTAATGCCAGGTAGCTAagattctgttttttttccccatgtcaTTCTTCTGGCAAACAAGTTctgtaaataagaaaagcaaaaagctaaAAACCACCATATAGCACCCTGCATCTCCCACACCTGGCGAACTGCTGGCTTATCTAACTATAAAGGCACACATGAACACAGTCTAATAAACAATTTCaatgtttatttgaaaaatgttaacaGTACAAATCAGCACGGGCAGCCTGGGCCTACTTAGCAACAGTAAGCCAGTACTTCTgtagaattttcctttttcttttgagactTCACACACTACTGCTGTCACAGCTAGTAAAAGCACATTGTTTACAAGTGCTAACAATTCTTATGAGTGGAAGGGGCTGCAGAAGTGTAAAGTGCTTGAAATAGAAATCTGccttcttaatttttgttttgcagatgtAAGATGTCAAACTGCTTGAGTAACACAAATGTTTGGTAGCGATATTTTCCTCACAAGGCACCTCAACCCTAAGAGACCTGAAGCCAGGTTGGGCAGCTTTGTCTAGGCTTGCAGGCACGGCTGATGTTTGTGATAGTCCTTTTCTGAAGAATGCTATCTGGAGACTTCGGGACACCCTGAATTTCACCATCTCGCTAGTCAGGATAGCCGGCCTGGTTTATCTGTGGGCATGAAGGCAGCCAGCATCCTGTCTGAGGTGTGGAGAAGTGACTTCACAGAAGTTAAAACCAATGGTAGCCCTCAGGGTGGAAAGCTGTTCTGTTCTGAAGCTTCTGAGGAAGCTGCGTGTTTACAGAGAGGCACGGGGAAGTCAGCTTTGGGCATCGGCCTGAGTGTCCCTTTACCAATTAATCAACTGACTCAGTTTTCTTAGTAGGAAACAAACAAGGTATTCAGATCAAGTGCCAAATTTCAGGTCAactaaaaatttgtttttaaaaaacagcaactCCAAAGTAAACACAGTATTAAGTACTTGCTTTCtcatctaaattatttttcctgtctggAAGATCTGAAGGCAAGCTGATGGTAATCACAGGTACAAAGCTGACTTGATCCAGAAGGAGGATGCCTCTGAAAGGTAAGATTACCTGGCATTAGAAAATTATGTACAAAACAATTTTGTGTTCTAAAGGTTAGATTTATTCTTAAACTCTCCAAACCTAGTTTAGATCAATGCATCAAGTAAGTATTACCCTTATAATGCCTCTTTTATGAAGCTAGATTGAAAACTTGATGGAAAACTGGTTCCAAAATGTACTAGCTGGGTTGCAGAGGGGTCGCTTCACCCACTTTCTACTCCTGAAATACCAGCAGCGTAAGCTTTATAGGCTCAATTTCATAGTAGCCTAAAACTGTCTGCTGTCAGGAGCTACTTTGTCAGGCTCCTGCGCCTAATTGTCTGAGACTAGCTGAAGCCTCTGGTTATATCAGCATGCTGAAGAATGGCGTTACAGACTTGGGACGAGGTCCTCACATCTGCAAGAGTGTCCTTCACCAAATGAGACCTTCTACTCATTCTTGCTGGTTTAGTCTTTTTACGGGACCACTTTATACAGGTAGCAAGAAAATGACTGtagcttttgggttttgtttttttgtgttgtggtttgttggttagttggttggttattttttttaaaggcagggaGGATGCCCCCTTCCAGTGCTACAATTTCTTGAAATGCTCTCACAAGCCATGCACGAGCCCCACGTTCTCAAACTGGAAGAGAAATGACGGCAGGCTGGTTCCTCTGCTCTGTACTGACCTCTGCTCTGGACAGGCCATCAGGCACTTTGCTGAACTGTTTATGGGGATTAGAATTTCTTTCCTAGTTCTTCTTAGCTCAAAGTTTCACACGTGGCAGTGTTAAGCTACTTACTTCTGGGGGGGGTTACAaagcatttcttcattttttctgctCTAAAGAGGTTAGTTATAAGAAGTACTCCAAACTGACAGTGTGCTTTGTGAAATGTCAGGGGAAAGCACAGTTTCTTTTGTTACTGCAGTTTCCAACCTTCTTGATCTTCCAACCCCCCTATTTTTCTAGCTCTGTCAGAAGGAGGAGGCCACTTGTATCCTTGGGTGGATACATAAATTAACCACACTCGGGGCCATTCAGAAGCACAGCTGGTCAGTTGCATTCGAAGACATCAGCTGTGCTTGCTGCAGGTGGGGAAGCATGCTACACTGTCGGTCACTTCTCCTGAAAGAACACGTGGTTCCAAGGGTTAGGTCTTCCAGAACTGACTTGGGTTGCTTTAAATTGCACATGGTTGCCCATTCCAGCGCTAAATCTATCCTGATTTCTTAGCTGCAGTTACTAATTCATCTTTCCACCCCTTGCTTTGAAAGCctgcttctctgaaaaatattagtgTTGCTGGTAATGCACCGAGTGAATAAAGCCACCTGCAGCCAATCAACTTTATTTATGACTTTTTGCCACCAATGCTAGCACCCATCGCTATGGCTTGCAAGCTGCCTACGTAGAAGGATTCCTGCACAAATTTGCAAAGCCGAATTTAAGGCCTTTCGTAACCACTGTAACTCCAACACAGTAGGAGCATGAAACAATTTAGAGTTGTTGGAACTGATCTGCTCTAGTCTCTGCCCTCCTCTCGCAGAGCTATGTTAATGGTGTCTCACAATGTAGTCCTTAGAAGACTTGATAAAAATTTGGCAGTAAGCCAGGCAAGCTAAAGACGTGAAAGATTTTCCCATGTtcctctgaaatgcctgtgtGTCAAAAGGTCACTCAGAATGGAAAGTTACTGGCAGCCTTCTCACTGAATTGTTGCCATCATCTTCCTACAGGACGGGGCTGCTTCTTGAAAGACTTTTCAGTTAATGTTTTGCTtccatcagagaaaaaaaaaaaaagcaaaagttacTTACTTGTTTTCACAGGAAGGGAAAATCACCTTTAAGACCTTGAGAATAAGAGCTGCTCCAACAACTCCAACTGCAATGACCTCCATCAGACTAAAGAAGATGGGTAAAGATCGAAACCAGAATCTGCACAACCCTTTTCTCAGGTCTTCTATCCACTGGCACATCACCTACAACCAAACAGGTAAAGATAAAAAGATAGGTTGCAAAACATAGCAAGTACAGTTTTTGTAGCTACTGGTGAATCCCATTACACGGTGATAGCTTTACTTAAATATAGGTATGCTTAAGCATACGTAAAAGCAGGATGGAATTGGCTGGGGACTCAGAcctctttctttctcaaagTTTGAAAAATTTAGTTCTCCGCTCATCCTGGCAGAGTTCCCTGAAAGGAAAGGCCACTTTGGAGAACAAAGGACACTCAAACAGAGCAGGTGAAGGGTGAGCTATTTGGCCTAGTCGTAGAGAAGCTATGATACCATGGCAGTGTACAGCAGGGAAGGGGTTACTGGCAGCCCAGGAGAGGGGTAGCACCTTCTCTAGCCTATCTGTGACTTTCAGCTTACTATTTTAGCCCTCCTCTCTCAGGAGTAGGTTATGAAGTGTTTCTTTCAGCCTCAGAGGAAGCCATCAAGCCTAGCCTTACCTAATCTGGAACTGAAATTTCTCAAGCTGTGACTGTGTTTCTTACCAGCAGGTGAGACCAACAGCCCATCTCCTGGAGGGGTAAGTGCTGAAGCACGGTCAGAAAAAACTGACATAATTTAAAGCTAAACAACATTTAATATTGTTATAAATGTTTTGCTTGGTATGATGTAAATATCACAACTCCCTGTCATGAAGTATCTCTGAGGTTAGAATGTTGCAGGATTTAGAAACCTGTTTGATTCCTACTGGAGTTTTTTAACTCCAACAATTTCTCACTGCTAAGGGGTAATTTAGGAAGTTTTTAAAGTTTCCTAGAGCGTGCCTGTTAAAGTCTGTTGTTCATATTGGTTGGCTGTGGGGATTTCTTGGACTTCTGTGGAAGTCAGTTACTCTCAGATACATCACCCAATAGAAAATCCCAGTCTTTAACAAATATAAAGCAGCATAACAGTACTCTGAGAAGTCAGTACTAGGTTAAGTAGGAATGACAATTCTCCCTTGCAGAAATTAGTTATTACAGGCtatgttgcctttttttcccccaaattaaaaataaaggaccAAAGACAAAGGCCTAAGAATGTTATATACTTTTTTATCATCTACAAATGGATGTTGTGGTTGGTCTTTACATGAGGAAAACCCACTATCTGAATCCTAACAATGCtatgtttgtttggttttgtcctGTAAACATCCACATGTGTTTCTGTAGACAGTACTAAAAATGGGGAAGGAAGTAAGTTTATTCCCTCAAACTATAACATGGAGTAACATTCAGCTCTAACTGCAGCATGTTACTACAACTTTTCCTCCTAGAAATGGCACCAAGCTGTATGCATTTCATCTCTGGagaaacaggggaaaaaaaacaaagggaggggaaaaaaactgcttctcctttttagGCCAGTCTTTAAAGGTATACACTAACAAgtcaaacaaacaacaaagctACCTTGTAAGAAGATGGCGGCTCTATCCTAAGAGGGGTCTCTGGTAACTTGCCAGGTAATGTCTCTTCATCTACTGTAGTTTCTACTTGCCGGATGAGGTACTGACTGGTAGTTTGCAATGGATCTTGAacatctgaagaagaaaagctagATTTAGAGGGgggcttgctttttatttgacTCACtatgcagaaaaacagatgtACTGTATTTCTCTACATACGGTATGGTTCTCACACATTTACAGCAAGAACACagaaggctgattttttttttttacttgagtAGTGAACTTGATaagaagcagaagcagtgtTACAGTGCAGCCTTTAGCTGTGCCCTTAGCTGTAAATTTCAGCTGTTGCCAGATTAAAAGATGATGAACTAGATCAAAATATTCATCCTCTATATGAAACCCTTGAGAGTTTTTgattaaacaaaactgaaataagattAAGGCATCAAATAACTTCTCGTGCTTTTAAGTTATTCAAGTTTAATAACATAAAACTATTCTCTGGTTTGGAAGTGACCCAGACAGGTATTTCCTCTccagttttctctttcattctcaGGAAAAAGGGGGAGCTTTAGAGAAACTTCCATCATAGCACTGAGAGAAAAATTTACTCCTGTGAGATGTCTGGGTTGCAGATTGTCAAGTACCAAGTGCTGCAAAGGAGAAcagatttgaaaagaaacaaacaaaatacctAGAATGtagaagagttttaaaaaaaaaaaaaccccaaccaaaccacacaaaacaaaacacttccctGTTAATGAAGAAACTGTTTCACTATGTAAAACGCAGGAATAATGATGTTCTTTCACCCTTGTAAAGCAAAACGTCAACTAtggataaaaaaatattatataaaagCTAAGAGGGATACCTTTTCCTGAGAGGTTGGGAAGTGTAAATAACATGTCGTTGTCCCTTGGGATGGAATACAGCATGCTCTCTTTCAAAGGGACAGTGTAGTTTGAATGTCTAAGTACTCTCAGGTCCTTTACCAAAATATCTATTTCTGTTACTTCTTCCTGCTGAACCTACAAGAGATGCAAACATGTGGATATTAACGAGTTTAAAGTAAGAGAGAAGTAGGCTGGCAGAAAAAACCAATACATCACAGGAAACTCCAGGCCATTAAGATTTAGGCAGGGATGTTATAACATGAATTAGTGgtctttggttttgcttacCACACTTCTATAGGCTATACCACATTAGAAAATATGCTGAACAGACCAGGTTTCTCTCTCCCTGCAAAAGCATGCCGTAGTCACTCCATGGGCTTTTAACCAAGTCTTACATAGCTCATGATCCTCTTTCAGGGAGGCATTTTAGGGCCTGGAAAACTCAAGTACTTAGTGAAAAGAGCACTTGCAAACAGTGCAAGTGTTGCTGAGGCAAGCCTGacacttctgcttttgcagtaatgttgcttttttttcaatacCGAAAGAATAGTTTACTTCCCCCTCTTCCTGTGATGCACTGGACCCATTTCACTTAATAATCACTGCAAGCATTGCTTACATAGAACTCATTCAGCATAACTCCTACTAACATCAATAACTGCATTGTGAGGCCAGGAACTGACAGAAATCCAGAGTGTCTGTGGTAATAACTGTAACTGCTATATAGAAATATAACTAATAAAAGAGGAATGCAGCATGTGATACAGTTTTACTCATGCTTTCAGAGCTGCGGGCCATCCAAGGGTCTCCTTTTGCTTCAAACAGGCACAGAACAATGCAATGAAACAGATGAGAGTTACTGTCAGCTGGTAACTATTGCGAAGGTTTGAAAGCTTTTGACTTAAAGGAACAATTAAGGAAACAGCATTACCTTTCTGCTTGTTCTTACCAGGTCCttatgaaaaactgaaatgcattgTGATATCTAGtttgaaatctgaaatgcaACACCACTGTTGCCTAACAACTGAACCAAACCAGGGTACATTAGCTTCCTAACAGTGGGATAAACGCATCATTAGAAAAGCTTCAACCTCTCGGTGGGATTTTTCATTAACAGAGCAAAATTTTGCCATGATGCAGATCCATTGCTGAGCATACAATTAATTAAGGATCAGTGCTATTGTCACcattctcctttaaaaaaaaaaaaaaaaaaaaaggcaggcagCAGAACATTAGCCAGCTTCAGAAGCACCTGGCCACATGTAAGATGCAGTTGCTGGCTTCAGCAGCTGTGTCTTCTCTCCAGAACTTCTCTGGTTGGAAGAATAACTACAGCTTATAGGTGATTGAGACCTCAGTTCTGCACATTTCAGTCTCAGCTAGAATCGTAGTCACTCACATTCATTGGTATTCTGCAAATACAGTTagaatttggggattttttttcttctgttaatctCAAAATCCATGTTTATTATCAAGATTTTTATGCAAATTAATTCATTATCTTACATGTGAAATATTCTAAGGCTAAGCTTTGTCTTTGTCTAAGACTCAGGTGTTGTGGGCTTTCACAACAAGCCCACCTGCCATAAGAGTTTGCTGCTGCAAGCTGTTTCCTGTTCTACATGCTTGAAATGCTTTGTTAGCTTTGAATAAACAACGGTGAAAACCTCACGGCTCAGACAAGCCCATGCCCCTTGTATTTATTCTGTACATTATTTTGTAAATGAAGTATTGCTGTGAGCCTGACTTTGCTTGCATAAATGCATGTGTTGAAAAAGCATGTGACAGTTAATGACGTTCTAATAAACTACTAGGGAAAGTCATCTAGCACTTAATGCTTCTATTcgtattttaataattaaaacttgAAGTGTCCTCATGAAACACCCCTGTTACTATTCAGACAACTTAGGCTGGTGTTACCTCCCTTGGTACCGTGCTAACTAGCATTAGATTATGTACTTCGTGCTCTAGCTACCAGCCAGACACGTGTAGTCCTTTTAGTCTTTGGTAACTACTTGCACCTCCTAAATTGAAAACAGGCAGAATGCtggagttttggggttttttgggggatgtttttgttgttgttgttttatttttttacctgttttccATCAATTTCTGTCACTTCTTCCTGAATGACAATCAGCTGCAAATCAGAACTGGATGCCAAAGGCCACTCGTGAACCATGATGCGAACACTGACGGTTCCCAGGCGCTGCTGATCTGCTAAATTGTCTGAGTTTCTGTTCTCCACTGTTAACACACAATATCACAGTTTTCAAAGAGAAACCACCCCAACCAGAAAGCCATATACAACCACGGGGCAAACAGTTGCAACTCTGACATAGATGCCTTTGCACACGTAGCATCTGAATGGGAAAGTCATTACAACTACAGAGGACCACTAGCATCAAACCAGAGATGTCTGAACAGTTGCATGGAAGTCTGTACTATGCTGATGTCCTTAACACTTCCAGTAACTGCTGTTATAAGCAGTAGTAATCTGGGCAACAGGTAAAACAGATGCCATGATTTTTTACCAGTACATCACCAACGCAAACTCGTGGCAGGTCTCATGATATAACACAGCAGACAACTGCAGTGCTGTACAATCCCCAGACTGAGGGAGCTTGCAAACTGTGTTGCATCCCTGCCTTTGTGGTTTGCATTTAAGCACTTAAAGCAGCAGTCATCTTTTAGTTGTCCAAAGTTCATGAGAGTAATGCCACAGCCTAGCCAGCCACCTGTGTAAACGTTTTGATTTGCACAAGATTCCCCTTCCTCTCAATACAGAAACAAATAGCTTTTCCACACATGGTGCATACACTGCTCAAGACGAGTGTCAGTCTCCTCATGCatgttttctcttcccccccgTCCTGTTTTCAGTTGTGACCATGACACCTCAAACTCTCTTCATACCCAAAAGCTTTCAGCTATTTCAACAACCTAATATTCCACAAGTACACAGAGAACTGCCTTTCTACCCTCAGTATTTTTGCAGAGTTAGTATCCTTTTTCCAGCTACCACACCTCTAATACAGGTGAGGGCACACGAGAACTGAAGCGCTGCAGAAGCGTGAGAGCAGAGGTGACCAATCTGTCCAGCATGCAGACAGCAAAGGCACATGAACTGAGATGGTTTCCAGCCACTAGTGCTGTGTGTCACATGCAGTGCCGACCCTAAGATGCGACCTGGCAGAATGTCGGACTAGCGTCTTTCCAGTTACACAGTAACAACGCAGCATGTTCATTACTTTTATGCAATGACCCATTTCCTCATAAAGCtactttgattattttaaagGTCGAAAAATACTTTTTAGGCATTGTTTAGCAATATCTTCCATGGCGAAAATAAGTagcaaaaggagagaaagaggttagagagaaaaagaaaggttccCTCTAAGTGTGAGCCAGAGCACTAACCTGGTTGCTGAATGACTTCTGACTTACATTAAAGGACCTAAACCTGAAAGACACCAAGTAGCTGTAGCTCCCTCTGGTCCCAAGCTTTCATGTGTCAGGCTGCTCAATCCCCACTGCATTCAACAGGATTGAAAGAGACTCATGCTTCCAAAATTGACATTTGTGGGAAGTTCAAGTGGGATATAGGCATGATCTGACAACAGTGTCAAGACAATACCATTCAGGAGACTTGGTCTCTAGTCTCATATTCAGAAGCATGAATATTTGGCTTAAGTTTGGTTTTTACATATGTTCAGGAGTATTTTCCCCTCTGTTAACAGATAATAAGTATCTTGATATTCCTTTAGCATTTTACAAACATTATCTGAATCTGTCATTGAGGATTTAGTAAGTAAGTAGTACAGACATTACTTTACAGACAACAGAGAGAGGTTCTGTGCTGAGGACTGAGACCCAAACATGGATATTGAGAGTTCCAGGTTCTTAGCTCCCAGGtcaaatcagtatttttctcactgtttaAGATTCATGTTCATAACTGTAGTCGCTTCAAGCTATACTATTTGGGAAATGAATAGGAACTATTGTAGAGTGCTCAGTATCCCTCAGAATTAGTCAATAAAATCACATCTGTTTTTCTGGAGTCAATGATCTTGCCGGTAAATTATATTTTGCCATGGTTTTACTAccctaaaatagaaaaaaaaaaaaagaacctaaCTGTcccagaaagaaattaattactgcTCTCTCTCTCCAGAAGAGAAATAGTGTCAAATTAATTATTGATCATGCTTGGAAAGGAAGGGTTCAACAAACAAGGTCATGGCTCAGAGAAGCCATTTAGAAAAAGCATTAGTGCTTTCTGAGTAAATATCTGATTGTAAGGAGAGGATGACCTCAGAAACCAAGCTAGAGACTGACTGCACCTGATCAACCTTAAATCAAATGAGCATAATGGCCCTTGTTTAATTAATTATACAGCATACTCTGTGTATCtcaaaaaaaagtcacagtaCTTTCTGGTCTTTCACAAAAGGTGTAGCATTAAATCACTGGAAAAGCCAGCAGTTTCAAGATAATTCAAAGTCATTAACCACTGCAGGACGCTAGCAGAACAGCAGTATTTGTGCTGTAATACCCTATCCAGCAGAATTTTGTTCATCCGACAGACACAGAAATGAGATAATTAAAAGATCTTCCTAACAATAAttcatgtttttgttactgaatATCTTTTTGGATATATGCCAACCAATGTAGGGACACAGCCATTAGCAGGGTGGAGTTGCATCCTTCTGTTTACATTGACTAGCCTGTAGTGCAAAACATTCTTTTGAAAAGATAGGCAGAGTCTGGGTTTCAGATTAGACCATTTACATGTGACTTGAAAACAAGGCAGTAAgattccccccccaccccattttaGTAGCAAAATTATCCTACCTAGGGAAATTATTTGCTTCTACAACACTCAGGTTTGCAGGGTACGAGACCATGTGGTCATTGTAAGCTCTGGTTATTAAGTAACAGGGAAGGCAAATACTCCCAGGGggagggggcaaaaaaaaaaaaagaaagagagaatacTCACATATTACTGTTTGACATGTTATGTGGGCAACCCCGCTTTTCATAGGAAAATCATTTAGGTATACCTGTCCGTTAACATAGGTGATATTAAAAACAACctggaagacagacagacagaacgAGCGTGAGGTTCCTGGCCCTGTGCTACAATTCTGTTCTCCGAGGAACACGCTTCATACTGACTGACGTGAGACAAAACAAGATATTTGTATCCACACGCAGACTTTGTTTCACTGCATATTAATTCACTGAATAAATAGAAAAACTGGACAAACCTGTCCTTTGTGAAATTCTCCATTGGTTTTCAACATCATAACATTGACTCTGACCGTTTCCTGGAAAACAACAGTGAGAAGAGACATAAGTTGCTGAGGAAACACACAAGCCACTGCAGGCCACAGGCAGCTTTCACACATTGTCCTGACAGAATGACAACGTACAGTCCCTAGAGCATGTTCCCAGGCTTTCTATCcagcagacagaagaaaaaggagtatGCTTACTTTTTTCATGGAAgggtggggttgggttttttttcctctatttttaataaagaggaTTGATGAGAAAGAATGACAGCTGCATGCCCTTACgtataaaggttttttttaagataa
This Phalacrocorax aristotelis chromosome 3, bGulAri2.1, whole genome shotgun sequence DNA region includes the following protein-coding sequences:
- the GINM1 gene encoding glycoprotein integral membrane protein 1, which produces MEAALGRRELSLLSLLSLAAALLGLAAPLQLGQETVRVNVMMLKTNGEFHKGQVVFNITYVNGQVYLNDFPMKSGVAHITCQTVILENRNSDNLADQQRLGTVSVRIMVHEWPLASSSDLQLIVIQEEVTEIDGKQVQQEEVTEIDILVKDLRVLRHSNYTVPLKESMLYSIPRDNDMLFTLPNLSGKDVQDPLQTTSQYLIRQVETTVDEETLPGKLPETPLRIEPPSSYKVMCQWIEDLRKGLCRFWFRSLPIFFSLMEVIAVGVVGAALILKVLKVIFPSCENKGILLLDQVSFVPVITISLPSDLPDRKNNLDEKAST